The Candidatus Binatus sp. genome window below encodes:
- a CDS encoding enoyl-CoA hydratase/isomerase family protein: MAEYSKLIFDLRDHVAHITLNRPDAANGIDLELASEIRHAARRCANDRAVRAVLLSGAGRMFCAGGDLKSFAAQPPEELPGYIEQVTLHLHQAVAHFARMDAPVVVAVHGSAAGGGFSLACSCDFVYAAESAKFTMAYTRAGLTPDGSSTYFLPRIIGYRRTLELAITNRVLSAREAAEMGLVTRVVPDADLMSEASKFATQLATGPTAAYGGVKRLLIESSTNTLEAQLALETDYIARMSASADGREGIASFLAKRPPKFSGR, encoded by the coding sequence ATGGCTGAATATTCAAAATTGATTTTCGATCTCCGCGATCACGTCGCGCACATCACTCTCAATCGGCCTGACGCGGCCAACGGAATCGACCTCGAGCTCGCATCCGAGATTCGGCACGCGGCGCGGCGATGCGCCAACGATCGCGCGGTGCGCGCGGTACTACTTAGCGGCGCCGGCAGGATGTTTTGCGCCGGCGGAGACCTCAAGAGCTTCGCCGCGCAGCCGCCAGAAGAATTGCCCGGATACATCGAGCAGGTGACCTTGCATCTGCATCAGGCGGTCGCGCATTTCGCGCGGATGGACGCGCCGGTCGTTGTCGCGGTGCATGGCAGCGCCGCCGGCGGCGGCTTCAGCCTCGCATGCTCGTGCGATTTCGTGTACGCGGCGGAGTCGGCGAAATTCACGATGGCCTACACGCGGGCCGGCCTCACGCCCGACGGCTCCTCGACGTACTTTCTGCCGCGGATAATCGGCTATCGGCGCACGCTCGAACTCGCGATCACCAATCGCGTGCTGAGCGCGCGCGAAGCGGCCGAAATGGGACTGGTGACGCGCGTAGTGCCCGATGCAGACCTGATGAGCGAGGCGTCGAAGTTCGCAACTCAGCTCGCCACTGGTCCGACCGCCGCATACGGAGGCGTCAAGCGCCTGTTAATCGAAAGCTCGACGAACACGCTCGAGGCGCAACTCGCGCTCGAGACGGATTACATCGCAAGGATGTCGGCCAGCGCCGACGGCCGCGAGGGCATCGCATCATTCCTCGCCAAACGCCCCCCCAAATTCTCCGGCAGGTGA
- a CDS encoding SDR family NAD(P)-dependent oxidoreductase translates to MKLKDKIVLITGGGSGLGREMGLTFAREGATIGVNDIRPESAQNVVTEIERAGGKARPFVADVANSAAVKKMFADFIAAFGTIDVLINNAGIGRTRESSEIIPTQDKSDEDWHKMLSTHLDSTFFCTREALKVMIPKGAGRIVNIGSIAGTTGLAFAADYCAAKGGIISFTKSVAREVVGMGILVNCIAPGFINTPMTAPIEAEFKQQVIAMTPIGRFGEPSDIAAAALYLSCDDSKFMVGQVISPNGGFVI, encoded by the coding sequence ATGAAGCTGAAGGACAAGATTGTACTGATCACGGGCGGCGGTTCGGGGCTTGGGCGCGAGATGGGACTGACGTTCGCGCGCGAGGGCGCGACGATCGGCGTTAACGACATCAGGCCCGAATCGGCGCAGAACGTCGTGACGGAGATCGAGCGCGCGGGCGGCAAGGCGCGGCCGTTCGTCGCGGACGTGGCGAACAGCGCGGCGGTGAAGAAGATGTTCGCGGATTTTATCGCGGCGTTCGGCACGATCGACGTGCTGATCAACAACGCGGGGATCGGGCGCACGCGCGAATCGAGCGAGATCATTCCGACGCAGGACAAGAGCGACGAAGACTGGCACAAGATGCTATCGACGCATCTCGATTCGACGTTCTTCTGCACCCGCGAAGCGCTCAAGGTGATGATTCCGAAAGGCGCGGGGCGAATCGTGAATATCGGCTCGATCGCGGGGACGACCGGGCTCGCGTTCGCGGCGGATTACTGCGCGGCGAAGGGCGGCATCATCTCGTTCACGAAATCGGTGGCGCGCGAAGTGGTCGGCATGGGCATCCTGGTGAATTGTATCGCGCCCGGATTTATCAACACGCCGATGACCGCGCCGATCGAAGCGGAATTCAAGCAGCAGGTGATCGCGATGACGCCGATCGGAAGATTCGGCGAGCCGAGCGATATCGCGGCGGCGGCGCTTTATCTCTCGTGCGACGATTCGAAATTCATGGTGGGGCAGGTGATCAGTCCGAACGGCGGCTTCGTCATCTAA
- a CDS encoding FAD-binding oxidoreductase, translating to MAQERKRKFWGWGFEDQGPNAEQQRHIAERMAKRFDLGPLEILPAPKESELNLREPRVQPPAALEAICTSSTHERANHSYGKDFRDLVRAYRREYPNPFDVVAFPRDEKELVRVLEWCDGANLAAVPYGGGSSVVGGVEPPSSGNFKGAVSIDLKHLGNVLEVDKISRAARIQAGVYGPALDAQLKPHGYTIRHFPQSFEFSTLGGWIATRSGGHFATLYTHIDDFVESLRVVTPTGIVESRRLPGSGAGPSPDRMFIGSEGILGIITEAWMRVQDRPTYRAGASVPFPDLLKAAEAVRQISQAGLYPANCRVLDEGEAFNSGAGNGNEAVLVLAFESADHPLEPWMKRALECCADHGGKVPTEATKTRTDAEATHEGSAGAWRNSFLNAPYLMDTVAAMGMVSNTFETSITWDRFPEFHRQMIETATDAIKRVCGKGSVTCRFTHVYPDGPAPYYTVLAPGKRGSQIEQWDEIKAAVSDRLIALGGTITHHHAVGRYHRPWYDRQRPEGFANALRAAKRALDPRGILNAGVLIDP from the coding sequence ATGGCTCAGGAACGCAAGCGAAAATTCTGGGGCTGGGGCTTCGAAGACCAGGGCCCGAACGCGGAACAGCAAAGGCATATCGCGGAGCGGATGGCGAAGCGCTTCGACTTAGGTCCCCTCGAAATTTTGCCGGCGCCGAAGGAAAGCGAGTTGAATCTGCGCGAGCCGCGCGTGCAACCGCCCGCGGCGCTCGAGGCAATCTGCACGAGCAGCACGCACGAGCGCGCGAATCATTCGTATGGCAAGGATTTTCGCGACCTGGTGCGCGCGTATCGGCGCGAGTATCCGAATCCGTTCGACGTGGTCGCGTTTCCGCGCGACGAGAAGGAACTGGTGCGCGTGCTCGAATGGTGCGACGGCGCGAATCTCGCGGCGGTGCCGTACGGCGGCGGGTCGAGCGTGGTCGGCGGAGTCGAGCCGCCGTCCAGCGGCAATTTCAAGGGCGCGGTTTCGATCGATTTGAAGCATCTCGGGAACGTGCTCGAGGTCGATAAAATTTCGCGCGCGGCAAGAATCCAGGCGGGCGTGTATGGCCCCGCGCTCGACGCGCAGTTGAAGCCGCACGGCTACACGATTCGGCATTTTCCGCAGTCGTTCGAATTCTCGACGCTGGGCGGATGGATCGCGACGCGATCGGGCGGGCATTTCGCGACGCTCTACACGCATATCGATGACTTCGTCGAGTCGCTGCGCGTCGTCACGCCGACGGGAATCGTCGAATCGCGGCGATTGCCCGGTTCGGGCGCCGGTCCGAGTCCCGATCGAATGTTCATCGGCTCGGAGGGAATTTTAGGAATCATCACGGAAGCGTGGATGCGCGTGCAAGATCGTCCGACGTATCGCGCGGGTGCGTCGGTGCCGTTTCCGGATTTGCTCAAAGCCGCCGAGGCGGTGCGGCAGATCTCGCAAGCCGGACTCTATCCGGCGAATTGCCGCGTGCTCGACGAGGGCGAGGCTTTCAACTCCGGCGCCGGCAATGGCAACGAAGCGGTGCTGGTGCTCGCATTCGAGTCAGCGGACCATCCGCTGGAACCGTGGATGAAGCGCGCGCTCGAATGCTGCGCCGATCATGGCGGCAAGGTGCCGACCGAGGCGACGAAGACGCGGACTGACGCCGAGGCGACACACGAAGGATCGGCGGGTGCGTGGCGCAATTCGTTTCTCAACGCGCCGTACCTGATGGACACGGTCGCTGCGATGGGGATGGTGAGCAATACGTTCGAGACTTCGATCACGTGGGACCGCTTCCCGGAATTTCATCGCCAGATGATCGAGACCGCGACCGACGCGATCAAACGAGTGTGCGGCAAAGGCTCGGTGACGTGCCGCTTTACGCACGTTTATCCCGACGGGCCAGCGCCGTACTACACAGTGCTGGCGCCGGGCAAGCGCGGCTCGCAGATCGAGCAGTGGGATGAAATCAAGGCGGCAGTTTCGGATCGATTGATCGCGCTGGGCGGCACGATCACGCATCATCACGCGGTCGGGCGCTATCATCGGCCGTGGTACGATCGTCAACGGCCAGAGGGGTTTGCGAATGCGCTCAGGGCGGCGAAGCGGGCGCTCGATCCGCGCGGAATTCTGAATGCGGGCGTGCTTATCGATCCGTGA
- a CDS encoding EthD family reductase, protein MYITYVSFNFQSGDLEAEERNYLGHHVALARRFPGLRQYYTGRLMKTGGKEPDRIRGAIMTYDSSTAAEAAMRSDVVPPLITDTQAHLKDLTSHSAEGEVIVPFDSRRAEQRCFTMIAEFDLEQSAGASAAEERYLSKHTGIARRLPGLRNYIIGKLMQAPGGDVTRNRMAILVFDSLEAYRAAYASQLGLELQQDEAATIRNAQVRRLDARVEI, encoded by the coding sequence ATGTACATCACATACGTCTCGTTCAACTTTCAGAGCGGCGATCTCGAAGCGGAAGAGCGAAACTACCTGGGGCATCACGTAGCCCTGGCGAGGCGCTTCCCCGGGCTTCGGCAGTACTACACCGGACGCCTGATGAAGACGGGCGGCAAGGAGCCTGATCGAATTCGCGGCGCGATCATGACTTACGACAGCAGCACTGCGGCGGAAGCCGCGATGCGATCGGACGTAGTGCCGCCGCTAATCACCGATACGCAGGCGCATCTGAAGGATCTGACGTCGCATTCGGCGGAAGGCGAAGTGATCGTGCCGTTCGATTCGCGGCGCGCGGAGCAGCGATGCTTCACGATGATCGCCGAGTTCGATCTCGAGCAGAGTGCGGGGGCGAGCGCGGCGGAAGAGCGCTATCTCAGCAAGCATACCGGGATCGCGCGGCGACTGCCGGGGCTGCGCAACTACATCATCGGGAAGCTGATGCAGGCGCCGGGCGGCGATGTCACGCGCAACCGGATGGCGATCCTGGTGTTCGATTCGCTCGAGGCATATCGGGCGGCGTATGCGTCGCAGCTCGGTCTGGAATTGCAGCAGGACGAAGCTGCGACGATTCGCAACGCGCAGGTGCGGCGCCTCGATGCTCGAGTGGAAATTTAA
- a CDS encoding haloalkane dehalogenase encodes MSDAQISAADPHPRKKIDLLGTSISCVDTGSGDPVVFLHGNPTSSYLWRNIIPHVAPLARCIAPDLIGMGASGPSATGSYRFVDHAKHLDAFFDALNLNHRVTLVVHDWGSALGFYWASRHPDAVIGIAYMEAIVRPLEWSEWSKTAIEIFKALRSPAGENMILDKNIFVERILPGSVMRKLTDAEMDAYRKPFVTAGESRRPMLTWPREIPLDGEPADVTAIVRGYSEWLAKSPIPKLFINADPGAILIGAQREFCRRWPNQRELTVKGTHFIQEDSPAEIGAAIAAWYRSL; translated from the coding sequence ATGAGCGACGCGCAAATCTCCGCCGCGGATCCGCATCCGCGCAAAAAAATCGATCTGCTTGGCACCTCGATTTCCTGCGTCGATACCGGCAGCGGTGACCCGGTCGTGTTTCTTCATGGCAATCCTACTTCGTCGTATCTCTGGCGAAATATCATTCCGCATGTAGCGCCGCTCGCGCGATGCATCGCGCCGGACCTGATCGGGATGGGCGCGTCCGGACCTTCTGCCACCGGCAGCTATCGCTTCGTCGATCATGCGAAACATCTCGATGCGTTCTTCGACGCGCTGAATCTCAATCACCGCGTGACGCTGGTGGTGCACGATTGGGGCTCTGCGCTCGGCTTCTATTGGGCCTCGAGGCATCCCGACGCCGTCATAGGAATCGCGTACATGGAAGCGATCGTGCGTCCGCTCGAATGGTCCGAATGGTCGAAGACTGCGATTGAAATTTTCAAGGCGCTCCGCAGTCCCGCCGGTGAAAATATGATTCTCGACAAGAACATCTTCGTCGAGCGCATTCTGCCGGGCAGCGTGATGCGCAAACTCACCGACGCGGAAATGGATGCCTATCGCAAGCCGTTCGTGACCGCCGGCGAATCGCGCCGCCCGATGCTCACCTGGCCGCGCGAGATTCCGCTCGACGGCGAACCGGCCGACGTCACCGCGATCGTGCGCGGCTACTCCGAGTGGCTTGCGAAAAGCCCGATACCAAAATTGTTTATCAATGCGGATCCCGGCGCGATCTTGATTGGCGCGCAACGCGAGTTTTGCCGCCGATGGCCCAATCAGCGCGAGCTGACCGTCAAAGGAACCCACTTCATCCAGGAAGATTCGCCCGCCGAAATCGGCGCCGCGATCGCCGCTTGGTATCGCTCGCTCTAA
- a CDS encoding type II toxin-antitoxin system HicB family antitoxin, with protein MKFRIEFDRETDGRWIAEVPELPGVLAYGETRAAAREAIILLAVEVLAERQTPVR; from the coding sequence TTGAAGTTCAGAATTGAATTTGATCGCGAGACCGACGGGCGCTGGATCGCCGAAGTTCCTGAATTGCCTGGCGTACTTGCGTATGGTGAGACGCGAGCCGCGGCCCGCGAAGCAATCATCCTGCTTGCCGTCGAAGTGTTGGCGGAGCGGCAGACGCCGGTTCGGTAA
- the malQ gene encoding 4-alpha-glucanotransferase has product MLARSAGILIPLFSLRTRATLGRGEIADLAPMIDFALSMGHRAIQLLPLDETAPGELSPYSAICVQAIDPMYIAIRDLGGVGRVVLGRARTNIGNGRRIPRAVVRREKLALLERAFRATRARGGRDEGPELDAFIKDNAEWIHDYALFRALKDRFEWAKWEAWPRELMRREATALEQTRRELADKIEMYCYWQFIAHRQWNEIRRYASSRGVALGGDLAFSPGRDSAEVWANQDDFDLTRSVGAPPDTFNARGQRWGLPLPNWAKMRAGGYRILRSRVRRASALFDLIRIDHVVGLYRTFNFGADENQPGIFTPADEAQQKTQGEEIINAIKHEAGAATIIAEDLGTVPPWVRQSLTELGVAGYKVMQWERVDWDSPAETYLSPVKYPELSLATTGTHDTEALTIWWREQPIGEREKLVRALGVEAQANPREMLNRRARDAILGALYQAPSRLVLTPFQDLFGWSVQINRPGQVGDSNWTYRLPLPIEKLRRSRAIQAQVALVREIAMRSGRFSA; this is encoded by the coding sequence ATGCTGGCACGGTCCGCGGGAATTCTGATACCGCTGTTTTCCTTGCGCACGCGCGCGACACTCGGCCGCGGCGAAATTGCCGATCTGGCGCCGATGATCGATTTCGCGCTCTCGATGGGGCATCGCGCGATCCAGCTTCTGCCGCTCGACGAGACGGCGCCCGGAGAACTGAGTCCGTACAGCGCGATTTGCGTGCAGGCGATCGATCCGATGTACATCGCGATCCGCGACCTGGGCGGCGTGGGACGTGTCGTGCTCGGGCGCGCGCGCACGAATATCGGCAACGGACGGCGGATTCCGCGCGCAGTCGTGCGGCGCGAAAAGCTCGCGCTGCTGGAGCGCGCATTCCGCGCGACTCGCGCGCGCGGCGGCCGCGACGAAGGACCGGAACTCGACGCGTTTATCAAGGACAACGCGGAATGGATCCACGACTACGCGCTGTTTCGCGCGCTGAAGGATCGCTTCGAGTGGGCGAAGTGGGAAGCGTGGCCGCGCGAGTTGATGCGTCGCGAGGCCACGGCGCTCGAGCAAACGCGGCGCGAACTTGCCGACAAAATCGAGATGTATTGCTACTGGCAATTTATTGCGCATCGGCAATGGAACGAGATTCGGAGGTACGCGTCGTCGCGCGGCGTGGCGCTGGGCGGCGATCTGGCGTTCTCGCCGGGCCGCGACAGTGCCGAAGTTTGGGCCAATCAGGATGATTTCGACCTGACGCGCAGCGTAGGCGCGCCGCCCGACACCTTCAACGCGAGGGGTCAGCGCTGGGGACTGCCGCTGCCGAATTGGGCAAAGATGCGCGCGGGTGGCTACCGGATTCTGCGTTCGCGAGTGCGCCGCGCGAGCGCGCTCTTCGACCTGATTCGGATCGATCACGTCGTCGGCTTGTATCGCACTTTCAACTTCGGCGCCGACGAAAATCAGCCCGGAATTTTCACTCCCGCGGATGAAGCGCAGCAAAAGACGCAGGGCGAAGAGATAATCAACGCGATCAAGCACGAGGCCGGCGCGGCGACGATCATCGCGGAGGATCTCGGCACGGTGCCGCCGTGGGTTCGGCAATCGCTGACGGAGCTCGGCGTCGCCGGGTACAAGGTGATGCAGTGGGAGCGCGTCGATTGGGATTCTCCCGCCGAAACATACTTGAGCCCGGTTAAGTATCCCGAGCTTTCGCTCGCGACGACCGGCACTCACGATACCGAAGCGCTGACGATCTGGTGGCGCGAACAGCCGATTGGCGAACGCGAGAAACTGGTGCGAGCGCTCGGCGTCGAGGCGCAAGCAAATCCGCGCGAGATGCTGAATCGGCGCGCGCGCGATGCGATTCTCGGCGCGCTTTATCAGGCGCCGTCGCGCCTGGTGCTAACTCCGTTCCAGGATTTGTTCGGCTGGAGCGTACAGATCAATCGGCCGGGGCAGGTCGGCGATTCGAATTGGACCTATCGACTGCCGCTCCCGATCGAAAAACT
- a CDS encoding tetratricopeptide repeat protein encodes MADAENQKEELYDDAIDAYADEKYDEAIALYQKALEIDPKYIDALHGLTMCYQAKGDLDQAIELTRRHIAEDPEDILAHTNLSMFYQKKGMVPEAEAAGAEARRLDWKRQLKEGKPKA; translated from the coding sequence ATGGCCGATGCGGAAAATCAGAAAGAGGAATTGTACGACGATGCGATCGACGCCTACGCCGACGAAAAATACGACGAGGCGATCGCGCTCTACCAGAAGGCGCTCGAAATCGATCCCAAGTATATCGATGCGCTCCACGGGCTGACGATGTGCTACCAGGCGAAGGGCGATCTCGACCAAGCGATCGAACTCACGCGGCGGCATATCGCGGAGGATCCCGAAGATATCCTGGCGCATACCAACCTCAGCATGTTCTATCAGAAGAAAGGGATGGTCCCCGAAGCTGAAGCCGCTGGCGCAGAGGCGCGCCGGCTCGATTGGAAACGGCAACTGAAAGAAGGCAAGCCAAAAGCGTAG
- a CDS encoding metal-sulfur cluster assembly factor, giving the protein MENSPAPTEADVYEVLRECYDPEIPVNLVDLGLIYGVTIENRNINVIMTLTAPGCQMSTMITQDIQDKLLGIPGVEDAAVEIVWDPPWTPHLMSEAARKQLDLND; this is encoded by the coding sequence ATGGAGAATTCACCCGCACCGACGGAGGCCGACGTTTACGAGGTTCTCCGCGAATGCTACGACCCGGAGATTCCGGTCAATCTCGTGGACCTCGGCCTGATCTACGGCGTCACGATCGAAAATCGAAACATCAACGTGATTATGACGCTCACCGCACCCGGCTGCCAGATGAGCACAATGATCACGCAGGACATCCAGGACAAGCTGCTCGGCATCCCGGGCGTCGAAGATGCCGCCGTCGAGATCGTCTGGGATCCGCCGTGGACGCCGCACCTGATGAGCGAGGCCGCGCGCAAACAACTCGACCTCAACGACTGA